From a region of the Egicoccus sp. AB-alg2 genome:
- a CDS encoding UBP-type zinc finger domain-containing protein — protein sequence MSCQHLQQLTPVDPTSPSGCEECLVLGQRWVHLRLCMDCGHVGCCDSSPGRHATAHARSTEHPVVQSFEQGEDWAFCYPDDAFVAHVAPGLGRSVTP from the coding sequence ATGAGCTGCCAGCACCTCCAGCAGTTGACTCCCGTCGATCCCACCTCACCCAGCGGCTGCGAGGAGTGCCTGGTTCTCGGGCAGCGGTGGGTGCACCTACGGCTGTGCATGGACTGCGGGCACGTCGGGTGCTGCGACTCTTCGCCGGGACGTCATGCCACCGCCCACGCCCGCTCGACGGAGCACCCGGTCGTCCAGTCGTTCGAGCAGGGTGAGGACTGGGCCTTCTGCTACCCCGACGACGCGTTCGTCGCACACGTCGCACCCGGGCTCGGCCGCAGCGTCACACCGTGA